The proteins below come from a single Cervus canadensis isolate Bull #8, Minnesota chromosome 2, ASM1932006v1, whole genome shotgun sequence genomic window:
- the F11R gene encoding junctional adhesion molecule A, which translates to MGTKAKVGSTELLLFTSMILCFLALGRGAVQTYEPVVRVPEHKPAKLSCSYSGFSSPRVEWKFTHGDIRGLVCYNNKITASYENRVSFLNGGITFQSVTRKDTGMYTCMVSDEGGNTYGEVTVQLIVLVPPSKPTINVPSSVTIGTRAVLTCSEKDGSPPSEYKWFKDGVEMPVEPKSNRAFSNSSYTLNPKTGELTFDPVSASDTGDFTCEAQNGYESPMRSDTVHMDAVELNVGGIVAAVLVTLILLGALIFGIWFSYSRGYFDRAKKGTSNKKVIYSQPSARSEREFRQTSSFLV; encoded by the exons GCTTCCTGGCATTGGGCAGGGGTGCGGTGCAAACTTATGAACCGGTAGTCAGAGTTCCTGAGCATAAAC CTGCCAAGCTGTCCTGCTCCTACTCGGGCTTCTCCTCGCCCCGTGTGGAGTGGAAGTTTACCCATGGGGATATCAGAGGTCTCGTTTGCTATAACAACAAAATCACAG CTTCCTATGAGAACCGAGTTAGCTTCTTGAATGGTGGCATCACCTTCCAGTCTGTGACCCGGAAAGACACGGGGATGTATACCTGTATGGTCTCTGATGAAGGCGGCAACACCTATGGGGAGGTCACAGTCCAGCTCATCGTGCTCG tGCCTCCATCCAAGCCTACGATCAACGTCCCCTCTTCTGTTACCATTGGAACCCGAGCAGTGCTGACCTGCTCAGAGAAAGACGGTTCCCCACCATCTGAATACAAGTGGTTCAAGGATGGGGTAGAGATGCCCGTGGAACCCAAGAGCAACCGAGCCTTCAGCAACTCTTCCTATACCCTGAACCCCAAGACAGGGGAGTtg ACCTTTGATCCCGTGTCGGCCTCTGATACTGGAGATTTCACTTGTGAGGCGCAGAATGGCTATGAGTCACCCATGAGGTCGGACACCGTGCACATGGATGCTG TGGAGCTCAATGTCGGGGGCATCGTGGCAGCTGTCCTCGTAACGCTTATTCTCCTGGGAGCCTTGATTTTTGGCATCTGGTTCAGCTATAGCCGAGGCTACTTTGACA GAGCAAAGAAAGG GACCTCCAATAAGAAGGTCATTTACAGCCAGCCCAGTGCTCGAAGTGAA CGGGAGTTCAGGCAGACCTCGTCCTTCTTGGTGTGA